The window AGAGGCCGCCGGCGGTAAGCTTCTCCCTTCCGCTCGCGCTTCCGAGCGCCGCAAAGGGCCTTGGGGCGGGGACCTTCGGTGGAATCCCACTGGACGGCTACCGCGAGCCGAGAATGGTTCTTCACCTCAGCGGCGACAACCGGCTGACGGTCTACGAGTACGACCTATCGCTCCCTGCGGGGGAGGCAGTCGCCGAGAGGTTCGACGTTAGGGCGGGGAAGAACATCCTTGAGCTGGACTCCTTCAGCGGCATCGTCAGCTTCGAGCTGGAGAAAGGGGATATGAAAGGAAAATTGAGAATAGAGCTCCGCTGAGCTCTCTTTTTTCACAACCTGAACTTGCTTATTATTGTCCGCAGCTGGGACACGATGTCCTTCAGGTCCCTCGCTGCACGTTCGAGCTCCTCGGTGGCGGCGGTCTGCTCCTCCACCGCTGAACTGACTTCTTCTGCTGAGGCGGTGGTTTCTTCAGCACTCGCGGCCAGGTTCTCAAGCGACCTCAAAGCATTCTCAACCTCATCCTGCGTCTTAACAATCTGCTCCTTAACCTCACTCATCCTCGAACTAGCATCCTGAAGCAGGTCGGCTATGTTGGTTAGGTACGTTATGGTTTCTCTGAGCGTGTCCGCGCTTTCACTTACCACGGTGACGCCCTTCTGGGTGCTGTCGACGGCATCGCGGATTTCGCCGGTGATCTGGTCAATAATGTTCTTGATGTTGTCCGCGGCCTGCTTACTCTCCTCCGCGAGTTTCCTAATCTCCTGAGCAACC of the Thermococcus sp. JdF3 genome contains:
- a CDS encoding methyl-accepting chemotaxis protein produces the protein ETSAESVRAMDEFEAAVNEVVTIASEGRQKGEISAKQIESIQEMMSNIESTVRKVSEMSRSIEEITNVITNIAEQTNLLALNAAIEAARAGEAGRGFAVVAQEIRKLAEESKQAADNIKNIIDQITGEIRDAVDSTQKGVTVVSESADTLRETITYLTNIADLLQDASSRMSEVKEQIVKTQDEVENALRSLENLAASAEETTASAEEVSSAVEEQTAATEELERAARDLKDIVSQLRTIISKFRL